A DNA window from Chryseobacterium sp. MEBOG06 contains the following coding sequences:
- a CDS encoding acyltransferase family protein, translated as MKISQITFTRFIAAMAIVISHFNKDLFLYKIDYISNLFLRANVGVSYFFILSGFIMIIAYHKKDKIDYFEFYKNRFARIYPLYIVGLLLYFITRSDLFDWYKLVLYSLGIQTWIPGEAMILNFPGWSISVEFLFYLLFPLLYNHFYSKKNKTIWVVTIVLWLITQVFSNLYPISGVYEGPHTKSHEFLYYFPIWHLNEFLIGNLAGMFFVKNFKQKNYDVQVILIFLLILLSLMFVPLFYHNGLMALLFVPAILLISGNNGKITKLFSMKPLEYLGEISYAVYITHIPVLYLLREFLKVQGYQFNSNIVFAIYVIVILITSALFYQCIEKPMRNLLRKISFTKQ; from the coding sequence GTGAAGATAAGTCAGATTACATTTACCCGGTTTATTGCTGCAATGGCAATTGTTATTTCCCATTTCAATAAAGATCTGTTTTTATACAAAATAGATTATATTTCCAATCTTTTTCTAAGGGCGAATGTGGGCGTCAGCTACTTTTTTATTCTTTCGGGCTTTATTATGATTATAGCCTACCATAAAAAGGATAAAATAGACTATTTTGAATTTTATAAAAACAGATTTGCCAGGATCTATCCGCTGTATATAGTGGGGCTCCTGCTTTATTTTATAACAAGGTCTGATCTATTCGATTGGTATAAGCTTGTTTTATATAGTCTGGGCATTCAGACCTGGATACCTGGTGAAGCGATGATCCTTAATTTTCCGGGATGGTCTATTTCGGTAGAATTTTTATTCTATCTGCTTTTTCCTCTCTTATACAATCACTTCTACTCGAAGAAAAATAAAACTATTTGGGTCGTTACCATTGTTCTCTGGCTGATTACTCAGGTGTTTTCAAATCTTTATCCGATATCCGGAGTTTATGAAGGACCACATACAAAAAGCCACGAATTTCTCTATTATTTTCCAATATGGCACCTTAACGAGTTTTTGATAGGAAATCTCGCGGGGATGTTTTTTGTGAAAAACTTTAAGCAGAAAAATTATGACGTTCAGGTGATTCTTATCTTTTTACTCATCCTGCTGTCACTGATGTTTGTCCCGCTGTTTTACCATAACGGGCTGATGGCGCTTCTCTTTGTTCCTGCTATACTTCTGATATCTGGTAATAATGGTAAAATTACAAAACTGTTTTCTATGAAGCCACTAGAATATCTGGGAGAGATCAGTTATGCGGTATATATCACCCATATTCCCGTTCTTTATCTCCTCAGGGAGTTTTTAAAAGTGCAGGGATATCAGTTCAACAGCAATATTGTATTTGCAATATACGTGATCGTTATACTCATTACTTCGGCACTTTTTTATCAATGTATTGAAAAGCCGATGCGTAACCTTCTGAGGAAAATAAGCTTTACAAAGCAGTAA
- a CDS encoding glycosyltransferase family 2 protein: MKISVIIPVYNAEKYISQAVESALQFEDVYEVVMVEDKSPDNALQVCRELTEKYDRVKLYQHPDKGNHGAGASRNLGMKKAGGDFIAFLDADDYYLPNRFDAEKELFKNDEVDGVYGAIGVHYYSDKAKEQYYKVFGDRLTTVYKKYHPKDVFPGQLNMIGTFGLFSIDSLTIRKSSLKNMEYFFKTHLKLHQDTEFLFRLSYYLNLYPGILDQAVAVRGVHENNRITKVDSREVKPAATRVILWKEVNNWAQNESTVPEEIKLHIKRVYRSFRIANAPLLKKWGMISRYLLTDYRSIRSGLYNINFRKDLF; this comes from the coding sequence ATGAAAATTTCCGTCATTATTCCCGTTTATAACGCTGAAAAATATATCTCTCAGGCTGTAGAATCTGCTCTTCAATTCGAAGATGTATATGAAGTGGTCATGGTAGAAGATAAATCTCCCGACAATGCGCTGCAGGTGTGCAGGGAACTTACCGAAAAGTATGACAGAGTAAAGCTGTATCAGCATCCTGATAAAGGCAACCACGGAGCCGGAGCCAGCAGAAACCTTGGTATGAAAAAAGCAGGGGGAGATTTCATCGCATTTTTGGATGCAGATGATTATTATCTTCCTAACCGCTTTGATGCAGAAAAAGAACTCTTCAAAAATGATGAGGTAGATGGCGTATATGGAGCAATTGGGGTTCATTACTATTCAGATAAGGCAAAAGAACAGTATTACAAAGTATTTGGAGACCGATTAACGACTGTTTACAAAAAATACCATCCAAAAGATGTATTTCCGGGTCAGCTTAATATGATCGGAACTTTCGGACTATTCAGCATAGACTCTCTGACCATCAGGAAAAGTTCTTTGAAAAACATGGAATATTTCTTTAAAACCCATTTAAAACTTCATCAGGATACAGAATTTTTATTCAGACTCTCTTACTATCTGAATTTATATCCCGGAATTCTCGATCAGGCTGTAGCCGTAAGAGGAGTCCATGAAAATAACAGGATTACTAAAGTTGATTCCAGAGAGGTGAAACCTGCGGCAACAAGAGTTATCCTATGGAAAGAAGTGAACAATTGGGCACAAAATGAAAGTACAGTTCCTGAAGAAATTAAGCTCCACATCAAAAGAGTTTACAGAAGCTTCCGCATTGCCAACGCTCCCCTCCTTAAAAAATGGGGAATGATCAGCAGGTATCTTTTAACAGATTACCGAAGCATACGATCAGGACTTTACAATATTAATTTCAGAAAAGACCTTTTTTAA
- a CDS encoding acyltransferase family protein: MKLNNLQILRGISALLVCCFHFRDTINFPDLNMGEILFSKGSIGVPVFFIISGFIMAFTTQKINFSSKPFQQITLFYKRRIIRIVPLYYLLTLAAMIPGGSFLLYFHGQGLYELIHSLLFIPTKKDFPVLFLGWSLNFEMFFYLIFGLSLFFKEKRYYFIVAFFILTSVIGYFFRFESPYLKMATHSLNLYFVVGILFALLLNKVTVSKNLAALLSVAGIGSFILVLLSIIPIDNDMIKLAIISLFVFSFLSFDYVFHFKGNKFLIFLGDISYSLYLSHPFVGIILKKMKIEGYLNIPFFLLKIILVIIVAALLYYFVEKKITRYLKIKLKA, from the coding sequence ATGAAACTCAACAACCTGCAGATATTAAGGGGGATCTCAGCATTATTAGTATGCTGTTTCCACTTTCGTGATACCATCAATTTCCCGGATCTGAACATGGGAGAAATATTGTTCAGTAAAGGAAGTATAGGAGTTCCTGTGTTCTTTATTATCAGCGGGTTTATAATGGCTTTCACTACTCAAAAAATAAATTTCAGCTCCAAACCTTTTCAGCAGATAACTCTTTTTTATAAAAGAAGGATCATAAGGATTGTTCCTCTGTATTATCTGCTGACATTGGCAGCCATGATACCCGGAGGAAGCTTCCTGCTATATTTTCATGGGCAGGGACTTTATGAGCTCATCCATTCGCTGTTGTTTATTCCTACAAAAAAAGATTTTCCTGTACTTTTTTTGGGCTGGTCGTTAAATTTTGAGATGTTCTTTTATCTCATATTTGGACTTTCGTTATTCTTTAAAGAAAAGAGATATTATTTTATTGTGGCTTTTTTCATCCTAACCTCTGTTATTGGGTATTTTTTCAGGTTTGAAAGTCCCTACCTCAAAATGGCCACCCATTCTCTGAATCTTTATTTTGTAGTGGGGATCCTCTTCGCACTCTTGCTCAATAAAGTCACTGTTTCAAAAAATTTGGCAGCATTACTGTCTGTGGCAGGAATAGGTTCTTTTATACTGGTTTTACTTAGCATTATCCCTATTGATAATGACATGATAAAACTGGCCATTATCTCTTTATTTGTCTTTTCTTTCCTAAGTTTTGATTATGTATTTCATTTTAAGGGAAATAAATTTTTAATTTTCCTCGGGGATATTTCCTACTCGTTATATCTCTCACATCCTTTTGTGGGAATTATTTTAAAAAAAATGAAAATCGAAGGTTATCTTAATATCCCTTTTTTCCTTCTTAAAATTATTCTGGTGATTATAGTGGCTGCATTGTTGTATTATTTCGTAGAGAAAAAAATAACCCGTTACTTAAAAATAAAATTAAAAGCATAA
- a CDS encoding glycosyltransferase: MSQFVHVIMTRFNVPTKGWNETRSGFKPLTEEWLDDRFKLFRTYVLPSYKNQTNQNYVWLTFFDTNTSDKFRKIIKEIETEYPIFKAVFVEDFDVMKTKAVEVIPQFFTPDTKFVITSELDNDDMLHQDYIKTVQEHFKPIHDLVIDLRRGYQLTMLPGRKAVVNVYNAVVNPFVSLAESVDNFKTMLKERAHNSYRHYENFSVEDSKEMYIQIIHQYNLMNVTFKHKAVPEVDFSEYGMTEDTRFTIDRFKTLQHNIARVPFVMGLIVKKILKK; encoded by the coding sequence ATGAGTCAGTTTGTACACGTTATCATGACAAGATTCAATGTTCCCACAAAAGGCTGGAACGAGACCCGATCAGGCTTTAAACCCCTTACAGAAGAATGGCTGGATGACCGTTTCAAATTATTCAGAACCTATGTACTTCCTTCTTATAAAAATCAGACCAACCAAAATTATGTCTGGTTAACATTTTTCGATACAAATACTTCTGATAAATTCAGAAAAATCATAAAAGAAATAGAAACAGAATATCCTATTTTCAAAGCGGTATTTGTAGAGGATTTTGATGTGATGAAAACTAAAGCCGTAGAGGTCATTCCACAATTCTTTACTCCGGATACAAAATTTGTTATTACCAGTGAACTGGATAACGATGATATGCTTCATCAGGACTATATAAAAACGGTACAGGAGCACTTCAAACCGATTCATGATCTGGTGATTGATTTAAGAAGAGGTTATCAGCTTACTATGCTGCCGGGCCGTAAAGCAGTGGTAAATGTATATAATGCAGTCGTAAATCCGTTTGTAAGCTTAGCGGAAAGTGTGGACAATTTTAAAACCATGTTGAAAGAAAGGGCCCATAACAGTTACCGTCATTATGAAAATTTCTCTGTGGAAGACAGTAAGGAAATGTACATACAGATTATCCATCAATACAACCTGATGAATGTAACCTTTAAACATAAAGCAGTACCAGAAGTTGATTTCTCAGAATATGGAATGACTGAAGATACGAGGTTTACCATAGACCGTTTTAAGACATTGCAGCATAATATTGCGCGTGTTCCTTTTGTGATGGGGCTTATTGTTAAAAAGATTTTAAAAAAATAA
- a CDS encoding glycosyltransferase family 2 protein, with translation MTNKVSIIVPSFNHAKYLEECIQSIKEQTYTNWECIIVDDGSTDDTASIASKLISDKIHYIRQENKGVSSARNKGIKSATGDYILPLDADDTFNPLALEKMLEVFEKNKETLIVFSDTIFFGHTNTTSSLQEKFSLKELLLQNKLFCTSMFPKKYFDEGIIYDENLIYGFEDWEFWIQLISSHPDLPITKIDYPVFNYRSHAVSSRNNDVIKNNDKKEITYNTVYEKHKALFHEFFPSYISLLNRKTFYEKKLEKIYSSKPYKIYNFLINLFR, from the coding sequence ATGACAAATAAAGTTTCCATCATTGTTCCCAGTTTTAATCATGCAAAATACCTGGAAGAATGTATACAATCCATTAAAGAGCAAACCTATACCAATTGGGAATGTATTATCGTGGATGATGGTTCTACTGATGATACTGCAAGTATAGCTTCAAAATTGATAAGTGATAAAATACACTATATTCGTCAGGAGAACAAAGGAGTATCCAGCGCCAGAAACAAAGGTATAAAATCCGCTACAGGAGATTATATTTTGCCTTTGGATGCAGATGATACCTTTAACCCCCTGGCTTTGGAAAAAATGCTGGAAGTATTTGAAAAAAATAAAGAAACATTGATCGTATTTTCGGATACAATTTTCTTTGGTCACACTAATACAACATCCAGTTTACAGGAAAAATTCAGTCTTAAAGAACTACTGCTTCAAAATAAACTATTTTGTACCTCAATGTTCCCCAAAAAATATTTTGACGAAGGGATCATTTATGATGAAAATCTTATCTATGGATTCGAAGATTGGGAATTCTGGATCCAGCTTATTTCGTCTCATCCTGACCTTCCTATTACCAAGATTGATTATCCTGTATTCAACTATAGATCTCATGCTGTCAGCTCCAGAAATAATGATGTTATAAAGAATAACGATAAAAAAGAAATCACCTATAATACGGTATATGAAAAACACAAAGCACTGTTTCATGAGTTTTTTCCCAGTTATATTTCTCTGTTAAACAGAAAAACTTTCTATGAGAAAAAACTGGAGAAAATATACAGCAGTAAACCATACAAAATATATAACTTTTTAATAAATTTATTCAGATGA
- a CDS encoding NAD-dependent epimerase/dehydratase family protein, translated as MIIGNGILANAVRPYDRGDVIFFASGVSNSLEKNPAEFEREISLLQSTVKEFSDKKLIYFSTCSIYDPTKKNSPYVIHKLNAEKWIAEHCKNFIIFRVGNAVGHGGNPNTLINFLKNSILSGNKFTIHTNARRILIGTDDIALFAERYIDEFNNEIINLTYPYQYSLSEILLQLEGYLEKKAMYENIDEGSYYNIEFNPLTESFFRGISSEDYLKKLFSAYL; from the coding sequence ATGATTATTGGTAATGGAATTCTGGCAAATGCTGTAAGACCTTATGACAGAGGAGATGTAATTTTTTTCGCATCCGGGGTATCAAACTCTCTGGAAAAAAATCCGGCTGAATTTGAAAGGGAAATCTCTCTTTTACAATCTACTGTTAAAGAATTTTCAGATAAAAAACTGATCTATTTTTCCACCTGCAGCATTTATGACCCCACTAAGAAAAACAGTCCGTATGTTATTCATAAACTTAACGCTGAAAAATGGATTGCAGAGCACTGTAAGAATTTTATCATTTTCAGGGTTGGAAATGCAGTAGGCCATGGAGGAAATCCAAACACTTTAATTAACTTCCTGAAAAATTCAATCCTGTCCGGAAATAAGTTTACCATTCACACCAATGCCAGAAGAATCCTTATTGGTACAGATGATATCGCTTTATTTGCGGAACGTTATATTGATGAATTCAATAATGAAATCATCAATCTCACTTACCCTTATCAGTATTCATTGTCTGAAATTCTGCTTCAGCTTGAAGGCTATTTAGAAAAAAAAGCGATGTATGAGAATATTGATGAAGGTTCGTACTATAATATTGAATTCAATCCTCTTACGGAATCTTTTTTTAGAGGAATTTCTTCTGAAGACTATTTAAAAAAATTATTTTCAGCCTATTTATAA
- a CDS encoding glycosyltransferase family 2 protein: MSKFSVLIANYNNGHFFEECFQSLVAQTETDWETIILDDGSTDHSLEIIKNIIGDDPRFRIYQNEENKGIGYTKKRLISLAGSPICGFLDPDDALVPYALEIVLKTHAEHPEAGLVYSNLVFCDEHLQPKSVHKAKQITELDQSYYNFRGEISSFATLKKNVYEKTSGIDPFLKIAEDKDWYMKMCETAPVKYIDEDLYLYRIHKNGISTTTNEDKAVFWHWVAMIKMAERRNINIEDLFLERYVSKGKYEKVLHKLDQVKKSKWAKLGDQLGLFKIFKYL, from the coding sequence ATGAGTAAATTCAGTGTACTGATCGCCAATTATAACAACGGGCACTTTTTTGAAGAATGTTTTCAAAGCTTAGTAGCCCAGACTGAAACAGACTGGGAAACAATTATTCTGGATGATGGATCAACCGATCATTCTTTGGAGATTATAAAAAATATCATTGGAGATGACCCAAGGTTTAGAATCTATCAAAATGAAGAAAATAAAGGAATAGGATATACAAAAAAAAGACTGATCAGCCTTGCCGGATCTCCTATATGCGGATTCCTGGATCCTGATGATGCTTTAGTTCCCTATGCCTTGGAAATTGTTTTAAAAACCCATGCAGAACATCCAGAAGCAGGTCTTGTGTATTCTAATCTGGTATTTTGTGATGAACACCTTCAGCCTAAATCCGTACATAAAGCAAAGCAAATAACAGAATTAGATCAATCCTACTATAATTTCAGAGGAGAAATTTCAAGCTTTGCTACTTTAAAGAAGAATGTTTACGAAAAAACATCAGGTATTGATCCCTTTTTAAAGATTGCTGAAGACAAAGACTGGTATATGAAAATGTGCGAAACAGCACCTGTAAAATATATAGATGAAGATTTATACTTATACAGAATTCATAAGAATGGAATTTCCACCACCACAAATGAAGATAAGGCAGTCTTCTGGCACTGGGTAGCCATGATCAAAATGGCAGAAAGAAGGAATATCAATATTGAAGATCTTTTTCTTGAAAGGTATGTTTCCAAAGGAAAGTATGAAAAGGTACTCCATAAACTGGATCAGGTTAAAAAATCAAAATGGGCAAAATTGGGTGATCAACTGGGATTATTTAAAATCTTTAAGTATTTATAA
- a CDS encoding glycoside hydrolase family 99-like domain-containing protein produces the protein MKKIKPIAFYLPQYHPVPENDEWWGKGFTEWTNVGKAKPLFEGHEQPIYPADLGYYDLRVPEVREQQAQMAKEYGVHGFIYYHYWFGNGKQLLERVANDVLKSGKPDFPFCFCWANETWSGIWHGLSEKILVKQEYPDEQDLIAHFEYLLPFFKDERYIKVDNKPVFIIYDANHLNEGDPYYISKFRELAKKNGFDGLYIMASNKLRDDIDFQAIGYDGKISNAFHKAWNPHIQKKEYISHSQYYKNRIKGLVGLKKKEQPKVRMQDANAVVSDLEFEESNVPTYPCILPNWDNTPRSGYNGIILTNNSPELFEQQVEKAVKYLEGKNEYPEQFLIVKSWNEWAEGNILEPDRKYGFGYLKALKKILNKYK, from the coding sequence ATGAAAAAAATAAAGCCCATTGCCTTTTATCTTCCACAATACCACCCTGTTCCCGAAAATGATGAATGGTGGGGTAAAGGATTCACTGAATGGACTAATGTAGGAAAAGCCAAACCTTTATTTGAAGGACATGAGCAGCCTATATATCCTGCAGACCTTGGATATTATGATCTGCGTGTTCCGGAAGTAAGAGAACAACAGGCTCAAATGGCTAAAGAATATGGTGTGCATGGTTTTATCTATTATCACTACTGGTTCGGAAATGGTAAACAGCTATTAGAAAGGGTAGCCAATGATGTTTTGAAATCCGGAAAACCAGACTTCCCGTTTTGTTTTTGCTGGGCTAATGAAACCTGGTCCGGAATATGGCACGGCCTTTCTGAAAAAATACTGGTCAAGCAGGAATATCCTGATGAGCAGGATCTGATTGCCCATTTTGAATATCTTTTACCTTTCTTCAAAGATGAAAGATATATAAAAGTAGATAACAAACCTGTTTTTATCATCTATGATGCTAATCATTTAAATGAAGGAGATCCTTACTATATCTCAAAATTCAGAGAACTGGCGAAGAAAAACGGATTTGACGGCTTGTATATTATGGCGTCCAATAAACTTCGTGATGACATCGACTTTCAAGCTATAGGATATGATGGTAAAATTTCTAATGCATTTCATAAAGCGTGGAACCCGCACATCCAAAAAAAAGAATATATCTCCCATTCCCAATATTACAAAAACAGAATAAAGGGCTTGGTAGGACTTAAGAAAAAAGAGCAGCCTAAAGTAAGAATGCAGGATGCAAATGCAGTAGTCAGCGACTTAGAATTTGAAGAAAGCAATGTACCCACTTACCCCTGCATTTTACCTAACTGGGATAACACTCCCCGAAGCGGTTATAATGGAATCATATTGACCAACAACTCTCCGGAATTATTTGAGCAGCAAGTAGAAAAAGCGGTCAAATATCTTGAAGGCAAAAATGAATATCCGGAACAGTTCCTGATTGTTAAATCCTGGAACGAGTGGGCAGAAGGCAACATTCTGGAACCAGACAGAAAGTATGGTTTCGGATATTTGAAAGCATTAAAAAAAATATTGAATAAATACAAATAA
- a CDS encoding DapH/DapD/GlmU-related protein, with protein sequence MNFFKKHIVNFLFDVLNSNAYKIHQQNKLNEWAKKSFKKFGANSAIPEDHWIKNPKYISIGKNFSSLYHLRLEAWDRFQGEIFTPEIIIGDNVICNSDVHIGAINKIVIGNNVLMASRIYISDHSHGTITAEDLEKVPDMRPLYSKGPVIIEDNVWIGEGVCILPGVTIGKNSIIGANAVVNKSFPENSVIAGIPARLIKTL encoded by the coding sequence ATGAATTTTTTTAAAAAACATATTGTAAATTTTTTGTTCGATGTACTGAATTCTAACGCTTATAAAATTCACCAGCAAAACAAGCTGAATGAATGGGCTAAAAAAAGTTTTAAGAAATTCGGGGCCAATTCAGCAATCCCTGAAGATCATTGGATAAAAAACCCTAAATATATCTCGATAGGTAAAAATTTCAGCTCTTTATACCACCTAAGACTTGAGGCCTGGGATCGTTTTCAGGGAGAAATATTCACTCCTGAAATAATAATTGGTGATAATGTTATCTGCAACTCTGATGTTCACATTGGAGCCATCAATAAGATTGTCATTGGCAACAATGTTCTTATGGCGAGCAGAATATATATATCTGATCATTCCCACGGCACTATCACTGCTGAAGATTTGGAAAAAGTTCCGGATATGAGGCCATTATACTCCAAAGGTCCGGTAATTATTGAAGACAATGTCTGGATTGGTGAAGGTGTATGTATACTTCCAGGAGTGACCATTGGTAAAAATTCTATCATAGGGGCCAATGCGGTCGTCAACAAAAGCTTTCCTGAAAACTCTGTTATTGCGGGGATTCCTGCCAGATTAATAAAAACATTATAA
- the rffA gene encoding dTDP-4-amino-4,6-dideoxygalactose transaminase: protein MIPFNKPFIIGNELTYIEEAVKSGKISGDGMFTKRCQNFFEQKYDFPKVLMTTSCTDALEMAALLCNVEPGDEVIVPSYTFVSSANAFALRGAKIVFVDSYHNNPNIDPVEIEKHITEKTKVIIPVHYAGVACDMEKIMQLAHKHNLFVVEDAAQAIDSYYTFSDGTRKALGSIGHFAAFSFHETKNIIAGEGGMLAINDPQYFDRAEVIREKGTNRSAFFRGEVNKYGWVDLGSSFLPSEIISAFLYAQLENIDIIQKKRLEIWHNYQNGLSSLQEKGYITLPNIPSYATNNAHMYYIVCRSYDERTNLIQYLKAQDIHPVFHYLSLNKSDFFLANNPEIDIPNSDHFTDCLLRLPFYYELSETEQNKVITLINSFFTQ, encoded by the coding sequence ATGATTCCATTCAACAAACCATTTATTATAGGTAACGAACTTACCTATATAGAAGAAGCGGTAAAAAGCGGTAAAATATCAGGAGACGGCATGTTTACGAAGAGATGTCAGAATTTCTTTGAGCAAAAATATGATTTTCCAAAAGTGCTGATGACCACATCTTGTACGGATGCTCTTGAAATGGCAGCTCTTCTGTGTAATGTAGAACCTGGTGACGAAGTAATTGTTCCTAGTTATACCTTTGTCTCTTCAGCCAATGCTTTCGCACTTCGTGGTGCCAAAATAGTATTCGTAGACTCATATCATAATAACCCTAATATAGATCCTGTAGAAATAGAAAAACATATCACAGAAAAAACAAAAGTTATTATTCCCGTACATTATGCCGGAGTAGCTTGTGATATGGAAAAAATCATGCAGCTGGCCCACAAACATAATCTGTTTGTTGTAGAAGATGCAGCACAGGCTATTGACAGTTATTATACCTTCTCAGACGGCACAAGAAAAGCATTAGGTTCTATAGGCCATTTTGCAGCTTTCTCTTTCCATGAAACCAAAAATATCATTGCCGGAGAAGGCGGAATGCTGGCCATTAATGATCCTCAGTATTTTGACCGGGCTGAAGTGATCCGTGAAAAAGGAACTAACAGAAGTGCATTCTTCAGAGGTGAAGTGAATAAATATGGCTGGGTAGATCTTGGCTCATCGTTTTTGCCATCAGAAATCATATCAGCCTTTTTATACGCTCAGCTGGAGAACATCGATATCATTCAGAAAAAAAGATTAGAAATATGGCATAATTATCAGAATGGACTTTCTTCATTACAGGAAAAGGGGTATATTACTTTACCCAATATCCCGTCCTATGCTACCAATAATGCTCATATGTATTATATTGTTTGCAGAAGTTATGATGAAAGAACCAATCTCATTCAGTATTTAAAAGCTCAGGATATTCACCCTGTTTTCCATTATTTAAGTTTAAATAAAAGTGACTTTTTCTTAGCCAATAACCCTGAAATAGATATTCCTAACTCTGATCATTTCACAGATTGTCTGCTTAGGCTGCCATTTTATTATGAATTATCTGAAACTGAACAGAATAAGGTTATCACTCTGATTAATAGTTTTTTTACTCAATAA
- a CDS encoding acetyltransferase gives MKRIAIIGSGHLGQQILHHIHTDTADKVVGFFDDFQEKGSLVKYLPVLGNRSNVYDSFQQDIFDELVIGIGYKHLAFKKQVFEDFKNKIPFYQFIHSTSIVDPSAKIGQGTIIYPNCMIDQDVIIGDNVLVNISCSVAHDSTIGDYCFLSPSVSLAGFVNISEQCVLGINSTVIDNINISERVQLGGGTVVIKNLDTSGLYVGNPARFIK, from the coding sequence ATGAAACGTATTGCGATAATCGGATCCGGTCATCTGGGACAGCAGATTCTGCATCACATTCATACTGACACAGCAGACAAAGTGGTGGGTTTCTTTGATGACTTTCAAGAAAAAGGAAGTCTTGTAAAATACCTTCCGGTATTAGGTAATAGGAGCAACGTTTATGATTCTTTTCAGCAGGATATTTTTGATGAACTGGTGATTGGTATTGGATACAAACACTTAGCATTTAAGAAGCAGGTGTTTGAAGATTTTAAAAATAAGATTCCTTTTTATCAATTTATTCATTCAACAAGCATTGTTGATCCTTCAGCAAAAATAGGACAGGGAACCATTATCTATCCTAACTGCATGATCGATCAGGATGTCATAATAGGTGATAACGTTCTTGTTAATATTTCATGTTCTGTGGCCCATGACTCAACTATAGGAGATTATTGTTTTCTATCTCCTTCTGTAAGTCTGGCGGGATTTGTAAATATTTCCGAACAATGTGTTCTTGGAATAAACAGTACTGTCATTGACAATATAAACATCTCGGAGAGGGTACAGTTAGGAGGAGGGACTGTAGTGATAAAAAATTTAGATACATCAGGATTGTATGTTGGTAATCCTGCAAGATTTATAAAATAA